ATCCTGTGCACCGCAACTTTGCCCGCCGTTTTGGCTGTAATTTGTACCTGTCGCGGCTGGATGGCCACGGTATTGATACCACCGCACCTTTACAGGAAATGACCGCCACCGGTTTGTGGCGCGATGCCATGGAAGCACTGAGCATTGGAAAGGCGCTGGGAGATAAAGTGATCCTGATGGGCACTTCTACCGGCGGCACCCTGGCCCTGAAACTGGCAGCCGCTTTCCCCGACGATGTGTATGCTATCATTAATATGTCGCCCAATATCGCTATCAACGACAAACTCGCTTTCCTGGCCAACGACCCCTGGGGATTGCAACTGGCGCGGCTGGTTAACAAAGGGAATTTCCGGCGTTCGAATGACACCAACCGGGTAACGGCGCAGTACTGGAGCAACAGCTACCGGCTGGAAGCCGTGGTGCAGCTGGAAAACCTGCTGGAATCTACCATGACGCCCGCTACCTTTAAAGCGGTGCACCAGCCGGTACTTAACCTGTATTATTATAAAGATGAACAACACCAGGACCCGACTGTACGGGTATCGGCTATCCTGAAGATGGAAAAGGAGCTGTCTACCCCCGACAGCCTGAAAGCTGCCATCGCCATTCCGGGTGCAGGCGCACACGTGATAGGCAGTGCGCTCACTTCTCACGACCTGCCTGCGGTGACGAAAGCCATCGACGATTTTGCCATCCATAAATTGAAAATGAAACCGTTATATTAACCATCTTTCCGGGCAGGATTTTGATCATGACGGAATCTGAAAACTTTTATAACTTGTGGTAACATTTCAAAGGTAAGTACCGTTAAAAGTTGTATGCGTCGCCTGAAACAAATCATTTCTTCCGTCTTCCTGTTGCTCAGTATTTTAATATGCTGTAATAAAGCAATGGCACAACAGGCTCATGGCGCTGATGTTATTCCCCTGCATGCCATCGTGGTAGGTAACGATACCATTCCGGTTATTACCCTCGCTATTTTTGATGTAGTGGAAAAAATGCCAAGAGCATTACGTAAACAACATGAACGCTGGAGCCGTTTAAGGAACGCCGTTTACGTAACCTATCCCTATGCAAAATCAGCTGCACGCATATTGAAAGATGTAAACAGCCGGCTGGCCACCCTTCCTAACAAACGGGAACGCAAAGAATTTTTGGCCTCCAAGGAAAAAGAAATGAAAGTCCAGTTCGGCGATAAACTTCAGAACCTCTCCGTATACCAGGGCAAAGTGCTCATGAAACTCATCGACCGTGAAACCGGTCAGAACTGCTTTGAAATCATCAAAGAACTAAAAGGTGGTTTCAATGCAAGGGTATGGCAAACAGTTGCCTTCTTCTTCGGTGGTAATCTTAAAAGTGATTACGACAAGCAGGAAGATAAGGATATAGAAGTGATTGTACAGGAGCTGGAACTCTACCAGCAGTACCGGGCCTATAATTAATTGGGCTATCTTAGTAAAAATTTACGGATTTACTTATTTTTTTATTTAGAGATTTGAAATGCGATGGAAATAACTTCGATCTCCGCTGCATTTCAAATCTCTAAATAAAAAAATTCCAAAATATTATGAAAACGAAAGCACGAATATTAATTCTCGGTCTGTTGTTTACTTCGTTTGCAGCGGTGGCGCAATCTGAAGAAGATGATACGCCGGTATATGTGGTGGATAGTGTGGTAGCCACGCAGGCGGCTATGGGACAAATATCACCTGATCAGATCGCACTCATCACCATCGCCAAAGGGCAAAAAGCAGTATTGAAATATGGTAGCCAGGCTGCTAACGGTGTAGTATATGTGGAAACCAAACCCTTTGCACGCAGACGTATAGGAAGGCTCCTCAGCGCCGCATCTCCTGCATACGACAGCCTGCTGCACAAGTACGGCAACGACAGCAGTTTCTATTATATCGTAAATGATAAACCCATTACCCCTACAGATGAAACCCGCCTGATGACACTGGATAAAAAGACTTTTCAGACCATCAGTATCTTATCTGCCAGACAATTGGAAGAGAAATACCAGGTGAAAGATAAAAATGCCGGTATCATCATTAGCAGTACTGAGGATTGATACAGTACCAAATAATTTCCCATCTTTGCACCTCAATTTAATACAACATGAAACTGGATATACTGGCAATAGCTGTGCACCCGGACGATGTAGAACTGGGCTGTGCAGGGACTTTGATGGTGCATGCGCAACAAGGCATGAAAGTAGGCGTGGTAGACCTTACCCGCGGTGAACTGGGTACCCGTGGCACCCCCGAACTCCGCGCAGCGGAAGCACTGGCCGCCGCAAAGATCATGGGACTGGAAGTCAGGGAAAACCTCGGTCTCGCCGATGGCTTCTTCAGAAATGATACCACCGAACAAATGGCTATTATCACGGCTATACGAAAGTACCAGCCGGACATTGTACTGGCTAACGCTATGGATGACCGTCACCCGGATCATGGCCGCGCCGGCAAACTGATTGCCGACAGCTGCTTCCTGGCAGGGTTGAGGAAGGTGGAAACCACTGTAGACGGGCAGCTCCAACAGGCATGGCGCCCCCGGCAGGTATTCCATTTTCTCCAGGACCGCTACCATGAACCTGATTTCGTAGTGGATATTACCCCCGTTATGGAAAAGAAACTGGAAGCTATCAAGGTTTTCAGCTCTCAATTCCTCGCTGCAAAAGACCATGAACCACAAACCTATATCTCCGGCGCCGGCTTCTTTGACAGCGTTATATACCGCGCAAAAATGCTGGGTAAAATGGTAGGAGTGGAGTACGCTGAAGGCTATACGTCAGCAAAAATGATAGGCATCCGGAATTTTGCTGACCTGATTAATGAGGTTACCTGACCTGGATTTTAGGATTAAATGGATTTACAGTTTACCACCTGGGTCCCGGGGTTAAAACCCCGGGTTACCGATATGCGGTCCCTCCGGGACCGGTGTTTTGTTGCCCGGAACCGGAGACATGAATATATGCATTTATCAATACACTGGATTTATGCAATAAACCCAGCAATTAAAAATCTGTTGAGCCCATAAACTGACATGGGGTAATGATACACCCTTGTAAATTCACGACAATCCGGTTACCTGTATTTCAATAAATGAACACTTCGCTTCGATATGGCCCGGAGGGCCAAAATATTGGTAGTCCTGGGTTTTAACCCAGGACAGTGTGTAAAATGTGTCCTAACGGTAGGGATTGAAGATGGGGAAATAATTACGATCCACAGCGATGATATTCCGGCTTGGGTAGATACATATGTTTTGCAGAAACTGGGCGTCTAATTTTTACCTTTGGCAAATGCCAATGATTTTCTGCTATTAATCCCGTATTTTATATCTAGTATCTACGCTTATCTTACCACCGCATTCCGTCCCGCACCAGTACGCATCAAATCATCCTAAAAATCACCTTTAGGACAATATTTTTCTTATTATCTTGTCTTACATGAAAAGTACACTATCCATTCTTCTCCTGGTTTTGGTGTCTATTGTTGCACAAGCCCAGAAAACCGATAAACGTTTATCTGCTATTTTAAGCCCGATGCTGGCGGCCCATCACGGGCAGGCCGGTGTGTATGTGCATAATCTGAAAACGGGCAGCACGGTGGCTATAAATGCCGATAGCGTGTTTCCAACGGCCAGTATGATTAAGATGACGATCCTGGTGGGGATTTTCAATAAAATAGCGAAAGGAGAGTTGCAATACAGGCAGATGCTGACTTACAGGGATTCCTTATTGTATGCAGGAGAGGATTTGCTCGGATCTTTTAAGGATAGTCAGCAGATTGCGCTGGACAGGGCTATGATGCTGATGCTGACGATGAGCGATAATACCGCGAGCCTTTGGCTACAGGGACTGGCCGGTGGTGGCGTGCAAATCAATCAGTGGTTGCAGGATAATGGATTTGAACATACCCGCGTTAATTCGCGCACAGCAGGGCGGGAAGCTAACCGGAAAGAATTCGGATGGGGACAAACAAGTCCGCGTGAAATGGCGCACCTGATGGAGATGATTTATAAGGGAGAAGTGAGCAGCAAAGCGGCGAGTGAACGGATGTACCGCAACCTTACCCGAAACTACTGGGATACCGAAGGATTGCTGATGGTACCACCAAACATACGCACAGCCTGTAAAAATGGCGCGGTGGATGAATCCAGGTCAGAAGTGATGATGGTAAATGCGCCGCATGGCGACTATGTATATTGCATTATTACAAAAAACAATGCGGATCAACGATGGACAAGGGAAAATGAAGCCTGGCAATTATTGCGGAACGTGGGTGCGGCACTTTGGCATTATTATGAACCGAAAAGCAAATGGAAACCCGACCCCGGAGTGGGGCAATTCTGATCGGCACAATGGGAACCGGCTAAACACTAGATGAACAGATCTCGGGTAGCGTCAAATTCATCCTGTTTGATGATGCTGTTTTTTATAAACGGAATCAAAGCTAGTCCAATCGTTATAACCACCAGTAGCAAGTATTTTTTTTTCATTTCCATTCGATTTTAATTCTATCCGCTTATATAACTAAATAGTGTGCCAAATTGTTACAGAAATAGCATGAAAATGTTAACTCCGGGATAATTTTTTTGATTATATGCAGCGTTTCCCCCAATACCCCTCTCATCGCGGTATAAAAGCATATATATAGAGAATCTCAATGCCACATTTCCAAAAATCTATTTGATTACTAATGAATGTAGGGTGATCTTTGCGGCGGCAATTACAAGTATTAGCTTGTCTGTAAATTAAAAATCGAATAGTATTATGAAAAATGTTATTTTATCCGTAGGGTCAGAATTTCCCGAATTCAAAAAAACGGCTGTAGTTTCTATCGAAAAAGGCAAAGAATTTTATGAACTATCTTCAGAAGAACTGAAAAATTCTGGTAAATGGATGGTTATGTTCTGGTGGCCTAAGGATTTTACATTCGTATGTCCAACTGAAATAGCTGAATTTAATAAACACGCACAGGATTTCACCGACCGCGATGCTGTCCTGATCGGTGCTTCAACTGACAGTGAATTTGTACACGCAGCCTGGAGAAGAGATCACGAAGACCTCCGTGGCTTACAGTTCCCTATGCTGGCTGATACATCCAAATCCCTGGCTACTGAACTGGGTATCCTGGAAGCAAATGAAAAAGTAGCTTACCGTGCCACTTATATCGTAGATCCACAAGGTATTGTACGTTGGGTTTCCCTGTACGACCTGTCTGTTGGCCGTAGCGTGAAAGAAGTGCTGCGCGTACTGGATGCACTGCAGACAGATGAGCTGTGCCCCTGCAACTGGACCAAGGGCGAAGCAACGCTCTCGGCTTAGTCATTTTTTATGTAGAGATTTACGAATTTAGAGATTTAGGGATTTTGAGATTTAAAATGCAGCGGAGGTTATGCGTATGTTGTTATCTCCGCTGTATTTCAAATCTCAAAATCCCTAAATCTCTAAATTCGTAAATCTCTAAATTCCTAAATATTCATATTATGTTTGCAAGTACTAATCAGGATACGGCTGTTCAATTGCTGGAAACTGTAGGGTTGGCTGATACGGAATTGTCAGCACGCTTACGGTTGCTCGCCGATACGGACGCGCGTTACCTGAAGGATATTAAGATAAATGTTACTAATTCTCTTGGAGCAGCTACGCTGACCAGGAAAGAAGCTTACCTGATCGGGGTGGCAGTGGCGGTAAACGAAAAGCAGGCAGCGTTGCAGGCTTCTTTCGAAAAGCTGGCTACCCAGGAAGGCGCCAATGAAAAGGAAATTGCGGAAGTGATCAGTTGTACCTCGCTCATGAATGCCAATAACGTGTATTATCGTTTCAGGCATTTTGTGAACAAGGAATTTTATACAGCTACACCCGCAGGTATCCGGATGAGCATTATGGCAAACCCGGTAACAGGGAAAGAATTTTTTGAGCTGTTGAGCCTGGTGGTGTCTGCACTGAATGGCTGTGAAATGTGTGTTACTTCACACGAAGAAGCACTGTTGAAACATGGAACTGATCAGCAAAGAGTGCTGGAAGCGGTAAGATTAGGAGCTGTTTTGCGTAGTTTGATCGTTTTATTATAAAAAAATATACCTCATTCAGACAGATGGAAATTTGTCTCATAATTAATTGATTATCATTAATTTGCATTGTGTTTGTTTTTTAACGGAGAACTATTATAAATGAGTTTTAACGGATTATGTTAATAACTTCATTTAATAATATTTGCAAAATCCACAAAAAAATTGGACTTTTGCATTCCTAAATTTTTAGATCATGGCAAGAGTATGTCAGGTGACAGGAAAGAAGCCGATTACAGGTCACCATGTTTCCTTCTCCAATATTAAGACAAAGAGAAGGTTTCTGCCCAACCTGCAGAAAAAGCGTTTTTTCCTGGCGGAAGAAGACAAGTGGATATCTTTAAAAGTATCTGCTGATGGAATAAGAACCATCAACAAAAGAGGTTTGTATGCAGTAGTCAAAGAATTGCGTGCAGCTGGTACGGTAATTTAATTCTAAAGACTCACTTAATTTGTAATACACAATGGCAAAAAAAGGTAATAGAGTACAGGTAATTCTGGAATGCACAGAGCACAAAAACTCTGGTCAGCCCGGAACTTCCCGCTACATCTCTAACAAGAATAAGAAGAATACTCCTGAACGTCTGGAGTTGAAAAAGTACAATCCTATTTTAAGGAAAGTTACTGTACACAAAGAAATTAAATAAGTAAATTGTTGATGGTTACTGGCTGTTTTGCATAGCCAAATAGCCATTAGACCATAAAAACAATAGAATAAAATGGCAAAAGCAGCAAAAACCGCGATCAAGAAAGACGCAAAATCAGCCGCAGAAGCGAAGGTTTGGACTAAAGTGATTAAGGCTGTGCGTTCTCCGAAAACCGGTGCATATACCTTTAAAGAGGCTATCGTGCACAAGGATAAAGTTCAGGAGCACATTAACCAAAAGTAATTCGGCTTTACTAAATAATACTGAAAGGCTGTCCCGTTAAACGGACAGCTTTTTGTGTTGATACCCCTCATGTCTGGCCACGCTGCACTCCCTGCGGCCGTACCAACAGGAGCACCAAGCACGGACTGAACCTTCACCTCTTTGCGCTGCTGCGCGAGTTTCTTAACACAAAAGATGTACTTTAGCAACTTGTTTGGAACAAGGTTGCTAAAGGGCAGCCGGATAACTGAAAAAAAGACCGGAGTCATAGCACTCCGTACCCAATTAAACTAACTATGAGCTTTTTCAATAAACTATTTTCCAGGGAAAAGAAGGAAAGTCTCGACCAGGGCTTACAGAAGACCAAAGACAACTTCCTGAGTAAAATAGGACGTGCCATTGCTGGTAAGTCGACCGTTGATACCGAGGTGTTGGATAACCTGGAAGATGCCCTGGTATCTGCTGATGTAGGTGTGGAAACTACCGTGAAGATCATTGACCGCATAGAACAACGGGTGGCCAAAGACAAATACCTTGGCACCAGCGAGTTAAACAGAATGTTGCAGGAAGAGATCGCAACGATCCTGGTAGATGCGCCTGATAGCGGTTTCCGTGACTTTGACGTGCCGGCTGGTAAAAAACCTTATGTAATCATGGTGGTAGGTGTGAATGGTGTTGGTAAAACAACCACCATCGGCAAACTGGCCTATAACTTTAAGAAAGCGGGTAAGTCTGTTTTACTGGGGGCTGCGGATACCTTCCGCGCCGCCGCGGTGGATCAGCTTACTATCTGGAGCGAAAGGGCGGGCGTGCCTATTGTGAAGCAACAGATGGGGTCCGATCCCGGCGCTGTAGCTTTTGATACCGTGCAGAGCGGCGCCGCCAGGGATGTAGATGTGATCATTATTGATACGGCTGGCCGCCTCCACAATAAACTGCATTTGATGGAAGAGCTGGGCAAGATCAAAAGGGTGATGAAGAAAGTGATTCCTGATGCCCCCCATGAAGTATTGCTGGTACTGGATGGTTCTACCGGACAGAATGCTGTTGAACAGGCACGTCAGTTTACAGCTGCTACCGAAGTAACAGCGATGGCGATCACAAAACTGGATGGTACCGCGAAGGGTGGCGTAGTACTGGCCATTGCCAATCAGTTCAAAATACCGGTAAAATATATTGGTATTGGTGAGAAAATGGAAGATTTACAGGTGTTTAATAAAGAAGCTTTTGTTGATTCGTTATTTAGTCTAAATAGCTGATCTTTAAAATAATATGTGGGTTATTTGATGTATTGGATTACATCTACCTATAATTTTACTTTAAGTAAATTCAATATCCGGATGTTTTTATAGCATCCGGATATTTTTTTTTGAAAAGCGTGGCACTGTTTTTTCGGTTATTACGTTTATAATCTGCATTTATTACATTTGAATTGTAGTATCTTTCCATAGCTTTTAACAATTCGAACTTATGATTATAAAAAACATAGACCGAGTTGAAGACATCACACCTGAGGAATTCCGCAAAAATTATTACCAACCACGCAAACCCGTCATTATTTCAGCAGCTGGACTTAGTAAAAACTGGCCGGCTTATGATAAATGGAACTGGGATTATTTCAAATCAATAGTAGGAGACAAACAAGTAGGCGTTTATAACAATGAGCGCGCAGGGGCCAATACGCTGGTGAACGGAGCGGATGATTATATTGCTTTTGGGGACTACATTGATATGATCCGGCAGGGGCCGGTTAAGCTACGCATCTTTTTATTCAACATTTTCCAGCATGCTCCGCAGCTTGCACAGGATATTGTGTGGCCGGACGAGCTGTCCTCCGGCTTCCTGAAAAAGTATCCCATGCTGTTTGTTGGCGGAGCCGGGTCGGTAGCGCATATGCATTACGATATCGACTTGTCGCACATCTTCCATACACAATTTCTTGGCCGCAAACGGGTGCTGTTGCTGGAAAACAACCAGTCGCCCTTTATTTACCGCATGCCTTTCACGGTGGAAAGCGCGGCTACGTTTGTAAACTGGCATGAATACCTCGATACCGAACACTTCCCCGCACTGAACCATGCGCGTGGCTACACGGCGATCCTGGAACATGGGGATATGATGTTTATGCCGGCAGGCTATTGGCACCACATGGAATACCTGGATGGCGGTTTTGCCATGAGCCTCCGGGCAATGGACCCAACGCTGACTGGTAAACTGAATGGTCTTTATCATCTCGTAGGACTCAGGGGAATGAACAACCTGATGATTAAAGTAGCGCCGGAATGGTGGTATCATTATAAACGTAAACTGGCGCGCAAACGCGCAGAAAAAGCCCTCCAGAATATTTAGATATCTGGCTATTTTATTATTTGAATGTTTTGCGGTATAGAAAACCACCGTGTTGAAATAAAATATCCAAATAATAAAATAATCAAATGTCTAAATGAAGTCTTATCTTTAATTTCATAATTATCATTTCTTTCACTACCTTTGCACCTTCCTTATTCAACCCCCACTAAGGCTCAAGTCACGTACAGTAAGTCTGCTGTTATTACAATATAGTGTCTGTGTGTCTTCGTGGCGGTAAGCGGATCAGAGATTATCTGGCCGCATGCGCTAAAACATTCGCCCTTGAAGACGAAAACTTTAA
The Chitinophaga sp. MM2321 DNA segment above includes these coding regions:
- a CDS encoding alpha/beta fold hydrolase; protein product: MNLKRLRIPLIVISSLVIVYLLGPRPAAPVYTYELPVVPPAGQALDNYIAQKESQHRLKPDNEARIVWHDSSFHKTPYAVVYLHGFSASQEEGNPVHRNFARRFGCNLYLSRLDGHGIDTTAPLQEMTATGLWRDAMEALSIGKALGDKVILMGTSTGGTLALKLAAAFPDDVYAIINMSPNIAINDKLAFLANDPWGLQLARLVNKGNFRRSNDTNRVTAQYWSNSYRLEAVVQLENLLESTMTPATFKAVHQPVLNLYYYKDEQHQDPTVRVSAILKMEKELSTPDSLKAAIAIPGAGAHVIGSALTSHDLPAVTKAIDDFAIHKLKMKPLY
- a CDS encoding DUF4294 domain-containing protein, which produces MRRLKQIISSVFLLLSILICCNKAMAQQAHGADVIPLHAIVVGNDTIPVITLAIFDVVEKMPRALRKQHERWSRLRNAVYVTYPYAKSAARILKDVNSRLATLPNKRERKEFLASKEKEMKVQFGDKLQNLSVYQGKVLMKLIDRETGQNCFEIIKELKGGFNARVWQTVAFFFGGNLKSDYDKQEDKDIEVIVQELELYQQYRAYN
- the bshB1 gene encoding bacillithiol biosynthesis deacetylase BshB1, whose protein sequence is MKLDILAIAVHPDDVELGCAGTLMVHAQQGMKVGVVDLTRGELGTRGTPELRAAEALAAAKIMGLEVRENLGLADGFFRNDTTEQMAIITAIRKYQPDIVLANAMDDRHPDHGRAGKLIADSCFLAGLRKVETTVDGQLQQAWRPRQVFHFLQDRYHEPDFVVDITPVMEKKLEAIKVFSSQFLAAKDHEPQTYISGAGFFDSVIYRAKMLGKMVGVEYAEGYTSAKMIGIRNFADLINEVT
- a CDS encoding serine hydrolase, yielding MKSTLSILLLVLVSIVAQAQKTDKRLSAILSPMLAAHHGQAGVYVHNLKTGSTVAINADSVFPTASMIKMTILVGIFNKIAKGELQYRQMLTYRDSLLYAGEDLLGSFKDSQQIALDRAMMLMLTMSDNTASLWLQGLAGGGVQINQWLQDNGFEHTRVNSRTAGREANRKEFGWGQTSPREMAHLMEMIYKGEVSSKAASERMYRNLTRNYWDTEGLLMVPPNIRTACKNGAVDESRSEVMMVNAPHGDYVYCIITKNNADQRWTRENEAWQLLRNVGAALWHYYEPKSKWKPDPGVGQF
- a CDS encoding peroxiredoxin, whose amino-acid sequence is MKNVILSVGSEFPEFKKTAVVSIEKGKEFYELSSEELKNSGKWMVMFWWPKDFTFVCPTEIAEFNKHAQDFTDRDAVLIGASTDSEFVHAAWRRDHEDLRGLQFPMLADTSKSLATELGILEANEKVAYRATYIVDPQGIVRWVSLYDLSVGRSVKEVLRVLDALQTDELCPCNWTKGEATLSA
- a CDS encoding carboxymuconolactone decarboxylase family protein; translation: MFASTNQDTAVQLLETVGLADTELSARLRLLADTDARYLKDIKINVTNSLGAATLTRKEAYLIGVAVAVNEKQAALQASFEKLATQEGANEKEIAEVISCTSLMNANNVYYRFRHFVNKEFYTATPAGIRMSIMANPVTGKEFFELLSLVVSALNGCEMCVTSHEEALLKHGTDQQRVLEAVRLGAVLRSLIVLL
- the rpmB gene encoding 50S ribosomal protein L28, with amino-acid sequence MARVCQVTGKKPITGHHVSFSNIKTKRRFLPNLQKKRFFLAEEDKWISLKVSADGIRTINKRGLYAVVKELRAAGTVI
- the rpmG gene encoding 50S ribosomal protein L33, whose protein sequence is MAKKGNRVQVILECTEHKNSGQPGTSRYISNKNKKNTPERLELKKYNPILRKVTVHKEIK
- a CDS encoding DUF4295 domain-containing protein, with product MAKAAKTAIKKDAKSAAEAKVWTKVIKAVRSPKTGAYTFKEAIVHKDKVQEHINQK
- the ftsY gene encoding signal recognition particle-docking protein FtsY, encoding MSFFNKLFSREKKESLDQGLQKTKDNFLSKIGRAIAGKSTVDTEVLDNLEDALVSADVGVETTVKIIDRIEQRVAKDKYLGTSELNRMLQEEIATILVDAPDSGFRDFDVPAGKKPYVIMVVGVNGVGKTTTIGKLAYNFKKAGKSVLLGAADTFRAAAVDQLTIWSERAGVPIVKQQMGSDPGAVAFDTVQSGAARDVDVIIIDTAGRLHNKLHLMEELGKIKRVMKKVIPDAPHEVLLVLDGSTGQNAVEQARQFTAATEVTAMAITKLDGTAKGGVVLAIANQFKIPVKYIGIGEKMEDLQVFNKEAFVDSLFSLNS
- a CDS encoding cupin-like domain-containing protein codes for the protein MIIKNIDRVEDITPEEFRKNYYQPRKPVIISAAGLSKNWPAYDKWNWDYFKSIVGDKQVGVYNNERAGANTLVNGADDYIAFGDYIDMIRQGPVKLRIFLFNIFQHAPQLAQDIVWPDELSSGFLKKYPMLFVGGAGSVAHMHYDIDLSHIFHTQFLGRKRVLLLENNQSPFIYRMPFTVESAATFVNWHEYLDTEHFPALNHARGYTAILEHGDMMFMPAGYWHHMEYLDGGFAMSLRAMDPTLTGKLNGLYHLVGLRGMNNLMIKVAPEWWYHYKRKLARKRAEKALQNI